Proteins from a genomic interval of Kaistia defluvii:
- a CDS encoding adenylate kinase, protein MRLILLGPPGAGKGTQSARLVKRYGIPQLSTGDMLRAAVAAGTPIGLQAKAIMDAGNLVPDDVVVGIVAERIEEADARKGFILDGFPRTIAQADALEKMLASKGVKLDAVVELKVDQSKLTDRITKRADETRARGEPVRKDDDPDVFKTRLAAYNRDTAVISPYYRAGGRLIEIDGMRSIDEVSSEIASTLDRLDEQVESR, encoded by the coding sequence ATGAGACTGATCCTGCTCGGACCACCAGGAGCGGGTAAGGGCACGCAGTCGGCTCGTCTTGTGAAGCGTTACGGAATTCCGCAGCTGTCCACCGGGGACATGCTGCGGGCCGCCGTCGCTGCCGGAACGCCGATCGGCCTGCAGGCCAAGGCGATCATGGACGCCGGCAATCTCGTTCCCGACGATGTCGTCGTCGGGATCGTGGCGGAGCGGATCGAGGAAGCCGATGCCCGCAAGGGTTTCATCCTCGACGGCTTTCCCCGGACGATTGCCCAGGCGGACGCGCTTGAGAAGATGCTGGCGAGCAAGGGCGTCAAGCTCGATGCCGTGGTCGAACTCAAGGTCGACCAATCCAAGCTAACGGACCGAATCACCAAGCGCGCCGACGAAACGCGCGCTCGCGGTGAGCCGGTCCGCAAGGACGACGATCCGGATGTCTTCAAGACCCGGCTCGCCGCCTACAACCGGGATACCGCGGTCATCTCGCCCTATTACCGGGCAGGCGGCCGTTTGATCGAGATAGACGGCATGCGTTCGATTGACGAGGTTTCCTCGGAGATCGCAAGCACGCTGGATAGGCTTGACGAACAGGTCGAGAGTCGATAA
- the rpsQ gene encoding 30S ribosomal protein S17, which translates to MPKRVLQGSVVSDKTDKTVVVLVERRFTHPVMKKTVRRTKKYHAHDEGNVHKIGDIVSIQETAPISKNKRWVVISEQSGDK; encoded by the coding sequence ATGCCGAAACGCGTTCTGCAGGGCAGCGTCGTCAGCGACAAGACCGACAAGACTGTCGTCGTTCTCGTCGAGCGGCGCTTCACGCACCCGGTCATGAAGAAGACCGTGCGGCGGACGAAGAAGTATCATGCCCATGACGAGGGCAATGTTCACAAGATTGGCGATATCGTCTCGATCCAAGAGACTGCGCCGATCTCGAAGAATAAGCGCTGGGTCGTTATCTCCGAGCAGTCGGGCGATAAGTAA
- the rpsS gene encoding 30S ribosomal protein S19, whose protein sequence is MARSIWKGPFVDGYLLRKAEKSRSSGRGEVIKIWSRRSTILPQFVGLTFGVYNGQKHVPVIVNEDMVGHKFGEFSPSRTYYGHTADKKAKRK, encoded by the coding sequence GTGGCTCGTTCTATTTGGAAAGGCCCGTTCGTCGACGGTTATCTCCTGCGCAAGGCAGAGAAGAGCCGCTCTTCGGGTCGTGGCGAGGTTATCAAGATCTGGAGCCGTCGCTCCACGATCCTGCCCCAGTTTGTGGGCTTGACGTTTGGCGTCTATAACGGCCAGAAGCACGTTCCGGTCATCGTCAACGAGGACATGGTTGGCCACAAGTTCGGCGAGTTCTCGCCGAGCCGGACCTACTATGGTCACACGGCCGACAAGAAGGCGAAGAGGAAGTAA
- the rplR gene encoding 50S ribosomal protein L18 — protein MANNLQDRRAARVRRALRKVANGRPRLSVYRSSEHIYAQIIDDAEGRTLAAASSLEKDLRGALKTGADKAAAEAVGKLVAERAKAAGVSQVVFDRGAYLFHGRVKALADGAREGGLDF, from the coding sequence ATGGCAAATAATCTGCAGGACCGTCGCGCTGCGCGCGTCCGCCGGGCGCTCCGCAAGGTTGCGAACGGACGTCCCCGGCTCAGCGTGTATCGCTCGTCGGAGCATATCTATGCCCAGATCATCGACGATGCCGAGGGGCGTACCCTCGCCGCGGCTTCGTCGCTCGAGAAGGATCTGCGCGGCGCGCTGAAGACGGGTGCCGACAAGGCGGCCGCCGAAGCGGTTGGCAAGCTCGTCGCCGAGCGTGCCAAGGCTGCTGGCGTGAGCCAGGTCGTGTTCGACCGCGGTGCGTATCTCTTTCATGGCCGCGTCAAGGCGCTGGCTGATGGCGCTCGCGAGGGCGGTCTGGACTTCTGA
- the rplF gene encoding 50S ribosomal protein L6, translating to MSRIGKKPVAVPKGVTATINGQTVSVKGPKGEMSFDFTEHVEVELTEAGVQVAPRDDSKPARAAWGMSRTMISNLMKGVTEGFTKKLEINGVGYRAAVQGSNLQLALGYSHDVVYAIPEGITIVTPRPVEIIVSGMDKQRVGQVAAEIREYRSPEPYKGKGVKYATETIFRKEGKKK from the coding sequence ATGTCTCGTATTGGTAAGAAGCCGGTAGCGGTGCCCAAGGGCGTAACGGCTACGATCAACGGCCAGACGGTTTCTGTGAAGGGTCCGAAGGGCGAAATGTCCTTCGACTTCACGGAGCACGTCGAAGTTGAACTGACGGAAGCGGGCGTTCAGGTCGCCCCGCGTGACGACAGCAAGCCGGCTCGCGCCGCTTGGGGTATGTCGCGTACGATGATTTCGAATCTGATGAAGGGCGTGACCGAGGGCTTCACCAAGAAGCTCGAGATCAACGGCGTGGGTTACCGCGCTGCCGTTCAGGGCTCGAACCTGCAGCTCGCTCTTGGCTACAGCCACGACGTGGTCTATGCGATCCCGGAAGGCATCACGATTGTGACGCCGCGCCCGGTCGAGATCATCGTTTCGGGTATGGACAAGCAGCGCGTCGGCCAGGTCGCGGCCGAGATTCGCGAATATCGCAGCCCCGAGCCTTACAAGGGCAAGGGCGTCAAGTACGCCACCGAAACGATCTTCCGCAAGGAAGGCAAGAAGAAGTAA
- the rpsE gene encoding 30S ribosomal protein S5 → MAREQREERDSEFVDKLVHINRVAKVVKGGRRFGFAALVVVGDQKGRVGFGHGKAREVPEAIRKATEAAKRSLVRVPLREGRTLHHDVFGRHGAGKVFLRAAAPGTGIIAGGPMRAVFETLGVQDVVAKSMGSSNPYNMVRATFAALSAEDSPRSVAARRGIKVSALQARRGGEAEASAEA, encoded by the coding sequence ATGGCCAGAGAGCAGCGGGAAGAGCGCGACAGCGAATTCGTCGACAAGCTCGTTCACATCAATCGCGTCGCGAAGGTGGTGAAGGGCGGACGGCGTTTCGGCTTCGCAGCCCTCGTCGTCGTCGGCGACCAGAAGGGCCGGGTCGGTTTCGGCCACGGCAAGGCACGTGAAGTGCCGGAAGCAATCCGCAAGGCGACGGAAGCCGCAAAGCGCAGCCTGGTTCGGGTTCCGCTCCGCGAGGGACGTACGCTTCATCATGACGTGTTCGGTCGCCATGGCGCCGGCAAGGTCTTCCTGCGCGCCGCAGCGCCGGGTACCGGCATCATCGCCGGTGGTCCGATGCGCGCCGTGTTCGAGACCCTCGGTGTCCAGGACGTCGTCGCCAAGTCGATGGGTTCGTCGAACCCGTACAACATGGTGCGTGCTACGTTCGCGGCACTGAGTGCAGAAGACAGCCCGCGTTCGGTCGCGGCTCGTCGCGGCATCAAGGTGTCGGCACTGCAGGCCCGTCGCGGCGGCGAAGCCGAAGCTTCCGCCGAGGCGTGA
- the rplP gene encoding 50S ribosomal protein L16 encodes MLQPKRTKFRKQFKGRIHGVAKGGTDLNFGGFGLKALEPERVTARQIEAARRAITRAMKRAGRVWIRIFPDVPVTSKPTEVRMGKGKGAPEFWASRVKPGRIMFEIDGVDEETAREALRLGAAKLPIKTRFVQRIAD; translated from the coding sequence ATGCTGCAACCGAAGCGCACCAAGTTCCGCAAGCAGTTCAAGGGCCGTATCCATGGCGTTGCCAAGGGTGGTACGGATCTGAACTTTGGCGGGTTCGGCCTCAAGGCCCTCGAGCCGGAACGCGTAACAGCGCGACAGATCGAAGCGGCCCGCCGTGCGATTACACGTGCTATGAAGCGTGCCGGTCGAGTGTGGATCCGGATTTTCCCGGATGTGCCCGTCACGTCGAAGCCGACCGAAGTCCGAATGGGTAAGGGCAAGGGAGCGCCGGAATTCTGGGCCTCCCGCGTCAAGCCTGGTCGGATCATGTTTGAGATCGACGGTGTCGACGAGGAGACTGCCCGCGAGGCGCTCCGCCTCGGCGCGGCGAAGCTCCCGATCAAGACGCGCTTCGTACAGCGCATCGCCGATTGA
- the rplO gene encoding 50S ribosomal protein L15 — MKLNEINDNPGSSKDRMRVGRGIGSGKGKTGGRGVKGQKSRTGVAIKGFEGGQMPLHRRLPKRGFTNIFAKDYNEVSLGRVQTAIDAGKLDATKPVTVEALKEAGVLRRVQDGVRLLGVGELKVAVNFEIAGASKPAIEAVEKAGGSVKLLAVKAEKTDAE; from the coding sequence ATGAAGCTCAACGAGATCAACGACAACCCGGGTTCCAGCAAGGACCGTATGCGCGTTGGACGCGGTATCGGTTCCGGCAAGGGCAAGACCGGTGGTCGCGGCGTCAAGGGCCAGAAGTCGCGCACGGGTGTGGCGATCAAGGGCTTTGAAGGCGGCCAGATGCCGCTGCATCGGCGTCTGCCGAAGCGCGGCTTCACCAACATTTTCGCCAAGGACTACAACGAGGTCTCCCTCGGCCGTGTCCAGACGGCGATCGATGCGGGCAAGCTCGATGCGACGAAGCCGGTGACGGTCGAAGCGCTGAAGGAAGCCGGCGTGCTGCGTCGCGTCCAGGACGGTGTTCGTCTGCTGGGCGTTGGCGAGCTCAAGGTCGCTGTCAACTTCGAGATCGCAGGCGCTTCCAAGCCCGCTATCGAAGCGGTCGAGAAGGCTGGCGGTTCCGTCAAGCTCCTCGCCGTCAAGGCTGAAAAGACGGACGCAGAATAA
- the rpsN gene encoding 30S ribosomal protein S14 → MAKKSSIEKNNRRRKLAKQYAPKRDRLKAVANDESLSLEERFQARLKLAELPRNASETRIRNRCEVTGRPRGVYRKLMMSRIALRELGSLGLIPGLVKSSW, encoded by the coding sequence ATGGCTAAGAAAAGCTCGATCGAGAAGAACAACCGGCGCCGCAAGCTTGCGAAGCAGTATGCTCCCAAGCGCGATCGCCTGAAGGCTGTGGCCAATGACGAGAGCCTGTCGCTCGAGGAACGCTTCCAGGCGCGCCTCAAGCTCGCAGAGCTGCCGCGGAACGCGTCCGAGACGCGCATCCGTAATCGTTGCGAAGTGACGGGCCGCCCGCGCGGTGTCTATCGCAAGCTGATGATGTCGCGTATTGCATTGCGCGAACTCGGGTCGCTGGGGTTGATCCCGGGCCTCGTCAAGTCGAGCTGGTAA
- the rpmD gene encoding 50S ribosomal protein L30 — protein MAKKSEGAAQTVTVEQTGSPIRRPADQRATLIGLGLNKIRRRSTLQDTPAVRGMIAKVAHLVRVVDEA, from the coding sequence ATGGCCAAGAAATCTGAAGGCGCCGCCCAGACGGTTACCGTCGAGCAGACCGGCAGCCCGATCCGCCGCCCGGCCGACCAGCGTGCAACGCTGATCGGCCTCGGCCTCAACAAGATCCGTCGCCGTTCGACGCTGCAGGACACTCCTGCGGTTCGCGGCATGATCGCCAAGGTGGCTCACCTCGTCCGCGTTGTGGACGAGGCGTGA
- the rplV gene encoding 50S ribosomal protein L22, protein MGKPKRERALKDTEARAITRMIRVSPRKLNLVAQLIRGKKASAALADLTFSNKRIALDVKKTLESAIANAENNHDLDVDSLVVAEAFVGKALVMKRWTPRARGRVGRIEKPFSHLTIVVRETEEAA, encoded by the coding sequence ATGGGCAAGCCGAAGCGCGAACGCGCGCTGAAAGACACCGAGGCCCGCGCCATCACGCGGATGATCCGTGTCTCTCCGCGCAAGCTCAATCTCGTCGCCCAGCTGATCCGGGGCAAGAAGGCAAGCGCGGCTCTGGCCGATCTGACCTTCTCGAACAAGCGGATCGCACTGGACGTCAAAAAGACGCTGGAATCAGCGATCGCAAACGCCGAGAACAATCACGATCTCGACGTTGATTCGCTGGTCGTTGCCGAAGCGTTTGTCGGCAAGGCCCTGGTCATGAAGCGCTGGACGCCGCGGGCTCGCGGTCGTGTCGGCCGGATCGAGAAGCCGTTTTCGCACCTCACCATTGTGGTGCGTGAAACCGAGGAGGCTGCATAA
- the rplX gene encoding 50S ribosomal protein L24 yields the protein MAAKIKKGDNVVVLTGKDKGKSGEVLRVIPTEDRAVVRGVNVARKHQKQTASEQGGIVAKELTIHLSNVALADPKDGKPTRVGFKVTEDGRKQRVAKRSGDVIDG from the coding sequence ATGGCTGCTAAGATCAAGAAGGGCGACAACGTCGTCGTCCTCACGGGTAAGGACAAGGGCAAGTCGGGCGAAGTGCTCCGCGTGATCCCGACCGAAGACCGCGCCGTCGTGCGTGGTGTGAACGTCGCGCGCAAGCACCAGAAGCAGACGGCTAGCGAGCAGGGCGGCATTGTTGCCAAGGAGCTCACGATCCATCTGTCGAACGTCGCGCTGGCGGACCCCAAGGACGGCAAGCCGACCCGCGTCGGCTTTAAAGTGACCGAAGACGGGCGCAAGCAACGCGTCGCAAAGCGTTCGGGAGATGTGATCGATGGCTGA
- the rpmC gene encoding 50S ribosomal protein L29: protein MKAKDVRLQTADQLDTELGNLKKEQFNLRFQRATGQLENTARVRQVRRDIARIKTIAAQKSAADKR, encoded by the coding sequence ATGAAGGCGAAAGACGTTCGGCTGCAGACCGCCGATCAGCTCGATACCGAGCTCGGGAACCTGAAGAAGGAGCAGTTCAACCTGCGCTTTCAGCGGGCTACCGGACAGCTCGAAAACACGGCGCGTGTCCGGCAGGTTCGCCGCGACATCGCCAGGATCAAGACCATCGCTGCGCAGAAGAGCGCGGCGGACAAGCGCTGA
- the rpsK gene encoding 30S ribosomal protein S11 → MAKDTTRVRRRERKNISSGVAHVSSTFNNTMITITDAQGNAISWSSAGMMGFKGSRKSTPYAAQMAAEDASRKAAEHGMKTLEVEVTGPGSGRESALRALQAAGFTITSIRDVTPIAHNGCRPRKRRRV, encoded by the coding sequence ATGGCCAAGGACACAACGCGCGTACGTCGCCGCGAGCGGAAGAACATCTCCTCGGGCGTTGCGCATGTGAGCTCGACGTTCAACAACACGATGATCACCATCACCGATGCACAGGGAAATGCGATTTCCTGGTCGTCGGCTGGCATGATGGGCTTCAAGGGTTCGCGCAAGTCGACCCCGTATGCAGCGCAGATGGCTGCTGAAGACGCGAGCCGCAAGGCTGCTGAACACGGCATGAAGACCCTCGAAGTCGAAGTGACCGGTCCGGGTTCGGGTCGTGAGTCGGCTCTCCGGGCTCTCCAGGCTGCTGGCTTCACCATCACCTCGATCCGTGATGTGACGCCGATCGCGCACAATGGCTGCCGGCCGCGTAAGCGTCGCCGCGTCTAA
- the rpsH gene encoding 30S ribosomal protein S8 has protein sequence MTMTDPLGDMLTRIRNAQMRRMSKVSTPASKLRENVLGVLQSEGYIRGFASVDSGDGRPVIEIELKYYDGEPVIRTIERVSKPGRRVYASVKNIPQVKNGLGVSILSTPKGVMSDTDARDQNVGGEVLCQVF, from the coding sequence ATGACAATGACCGATCCTCTGGGTGATATGCTCACCCGTATCCGCAATGCTCAGATGCGCCGGATGTCGAAGGTTTCGACTCCCGCTTCCAAGCTGCGCGAGAACGTTCTCGGAGTGCTGCAGTCGGAAGGCTACATTCGTGGCTTTGCGTCGGTGGATAGCGGCGATGGCCGCCCGGTGATCGAGATCGAACTGAAGTATTATGATGGCGAGCCTGTGATCCGCACAATCGAGCGTGTCTCGAAGCCGGGTCGCCGGGTCTATGCCTCGGTCAAGAACATTCCGCAGGTCAAGAATGGTCTCGGCGTGTCCATCCTCTCCACGCCGAAGGGCGTGATGTCGGATACGGACGCCCGCGACCAGAATGTCGGCGGCGAGGTTCTTTGCCAGGTATTCTGA
- the rplN gene encoding 50S ribosomal protein L14, with translation MIQMQTNLDVADNSGARRVMCIKVLGGSKRKYASVGDIIVVSIKEAIPRGRVKKGDVMKAVVVRTAKDIRRADGSVIRFDKNAAVLINNQKEPIGTRIFGPVPRELRAKNHMKIISLAPEVL, from the coding sequence ATGATTCAGATGCAGACTAACCTCGACGTGGCGGATAATTCCGGCGCTCGTCGTGTGATGTGCATCAAGGTTCTCGGCGGTTCCAAGCGGAAGTACGCCTCGGTCGGCGACATCATCGTCGTGTCGATCAAGGAGGCGATCCCGCGTGGTCGCGTGAAGAAGGGCGACGTCATGAAGGCGGTCGTCGTTCGCACAGCTAAGGATATCCGTCGCGCGGATGGCAGTGTCATCCGTTTCGACAAGAATGCGGCGGTTCTGATCAACAACCAGAAGGAGCCGATCGGGACTCGTATCTTCGGACCGGTTCCGCGTGAGCTTCGCGCGAAGAACCACATGAAGATCATCTCGCTCGCGCCGGAGGTGCTGTGA
- the secY gene encoding preprotein translocase subunit SecY, translating into MASAAEQLAANLNFGAFAKAEALKKRIWFTLGALLVYRLGTYIPLPGINPEALASAFNNQQSGILGLFNMFSGGAVGRMAIFALGIMPYISASIIIQLMTSIVPSLEALKKEGEAGRKVINQYTRYGTVALAIVQAYGIAVGLEGGTNIVIDPGMFFRIATVITLTGGTMFLMWIGEQITSRGIGNGISLIIFAGIVANLPHALIGMLELGRQGALPTWVILAVAVVAVVAIAFIVFMERAQRRLIIQYPKRQVGNRMFQGESSHLPLKLNTSGVIPPIFASSLLLLPATIANFTASSGAPGWLTSTVALLGHGTVLYMLLYAAMIMFFAFFYTAIVFNPTDTADNLKKHGGFIPGIRPGQRTAEYIDYVLTRITLLGAVYLVIVCLLPEALISATHVPFYFGGTSLLIVVNVTMDTVSQVQGHLLAHQYEGLVKKSKLRGKRR; encoded by the coding sequence ATGGCATCAGCGGCTGAACAACTGGCGGCCAATCTCAATTTTGGCGCCTTCGCCAAAGCCGAGGCTCTGAAGAAGCGCATCTGGTTCACACTGGGTGCGCTGCTCGTCTATCGGCTCGGCACCTATATCCCGCTTCCCGGCATCAATCCGGAAGCGCTGGCAAGCGCCTTCAACAATCAGCAGTCCGGCATCCTGGGCCTGTTCAACATGTTCTCCGGCGGTGCCGTCGGACGCATGGCGATCTTTGCGCTCGGCATCATGCCGTACATCTCCGCGTCGATCATCATCCAGCTGATGACGTCGATCGTGCCCTCCCTCGAAGCCTTGAAGAAGGAAGGGGAGGCGGGTCGCAAGGTCATCAACCAGTACACTCGGTACGGGACGGTGGCTCTGGCCATCGTGCAGGCCTACGGCATCGCCGTCGGTCTCGAAGGCGGAACCAACATCGTCATCGATCCCGGCATGTTCTTCCGGATCGCCACGGTCATCACCCTGACCGGCGGCACGATGTTCCTGATGTGGATCGGTGAGCAGATCACGTCGCGCGGTATCGGCAACGGTATTTCGCTGATCATCTTCGCCGGCATCGTCGCCAACCTGCCGCATGCCCTGATCGGTATGCTCGAGCTTGGCCGTCAGGGCGCACTGCCGACCTGGGTCATCCTGGCCGTTGCCGTCGTCGCCGTCGTCGCGATCGCCTTCATCGTGTTCATGGAGCGCGCCCAGCGCCGCCTCATCATCCAGTATCCGAAGCGCCAGGTTGGCAACCGGATGTTCCAGGGTGAGTCGTCGCATCTGCCGCTGAAGCTGAACACGTCGGGCGTGATCCCGCCGATCTTCGCGTCCTCGCTGCTGCTGCTGCCGGCAACCATCGCCAACTTCACCGCCTCCAGCGGTGCGCCTGGCTGGCTGACCTCGACGGTTGCGCTGCTTGGCCACGGCACCGTGCTCTACATGCTGCTGTACGCTGCGATGATCATGTTCTTCGCCTTCTTCTATACGGCGATCGTGTTCAATCCGACGGATACGGCCGACAATCTGAAGAAGCATGGCGGCTTCATTCCGGGCATCCGTCCGGGCCAGAGGACGGCGGAATACATCGACTATGTCTTGACGCGCATCACCCTTCTGGGCGCTGTCTATCTGGTCATCGTCTGTCTGCTGCCTGAGGCCCTGATTTCGGCTACCCACGTACCCTTCTATTTCGGTGGTACGTCGCTGCTGATCGTCGTCAACGTGACGATGGACACGGTGTCGCAGGTCCAGGGCCATCTGTTGGCGCATCAGTATGAGGGCCTGGTCAAGAAGTCCAAGCTCCGGGGGAAGAGGCGATGA
- a CDS encoding DNA-directed RNA polymerase subunit alpha — MIHKNWQELIKPNKLEVTPGSDPKRLATVVAEPLERGFGLTLGNALRRVLLSSLQGAAVTAVQIDGVLHEFSSIAGVREDVTDIILNIKEISIRMQGEGPKRMVVRKTGPGVVTAGDIQTVGDIEVLNPELVLCTLDDGAEIRMEFTVNTGKGYVAADRNRAEDAPIGLIPVDSIYSPVKKVSYRVENTREGQVLDYDKLTLTVETDGSLRPDDAVAYAARIVQDQLSIFVNFEEPQKETVSEAIPELAFNPSLLKKVDELELSVRSANCLKNDNIVYIGDLIQKTEAEMLRTPNFGRKSLNEIKEVLAQMGLHLGMEVTNWPPENIEELAKRYEDHY; from the coding sequence GTGATCCATAAGAATTGGCAAGAGCTGATCAAGCCGAACAAGCTCGAGGTGACGCCGGGATCCGATCCCAAGCGTCTTGCTACCGTTGTGGCAGAACCTCTTGAGCGCGGCTTTGGTCTGACGCTCGGCAATGCGCTGCGCCGCGTGCTGCTTTCGTCGCTCCAGGGCGCTGCGGTTACCGCCGTCCAGATCGACGGCGTGCTGCATGAGTTCTCCTCCATTGCCGGCGTGCGGGAAGATGTCACCGACATCATCCTGAACATCAAGGAAATCTCCATCCGCATGCAGGGCGAAGGCCCGAAGCGCATGGTGGTTCGCAAGACCGGACCGGGCGTCGTCACCGCTGGCGACATCCAGACCGTCGGCGACATCGAGGTCCTGAACCCCGAGCTGGTTCTCTGCACGCTGGACGACGGCGCCGAGATCCGCATGGAGTTCACGGTCAATACCGGCAAGGGCTATGTCGCTGCCGACCGCAACCGCGCGGAAGACGCTCCGATCGGGCTGATCCCCGTCGACAGCATCTATTCGCCGGTCAAGAAGGTCTCGTACCGCGTCGAGAACACCCGCGAGGGCCAGGTTCTCGACTATGACAAGCTCACGCTTACGGTCGAGACCGATGGTTCGCTCCGTCCCGACGACGCAGTGGCTTACGCCGCCCGCATCGTTCAGGACCAGCTGTCGATCTTCGTCAACTTTGAAGAGCCGCAGAAGGAAACCGTCTCGGAAGCCATTCCGGAGCTGGCCTTCAACCCGTCGCTTCTGAAGAAGGTGGACGAACTGGAACTTTCCGTCCGTTCGGCCAATTGCCTGAAGAACGACAATATCGTCTATATTGGCGACCTGATTCAGAAGACCGAGGCAGAGATGCTGCGGACGCCGAATTTCGGTCGCAAGTCGCTCAACGAGATCAAGGAAGTTCTCGCCCAGATGGGTCTCCATCTCGGCATGGAGGTCACGAACTGGCCGCCGGAGAACATCGAAGAACTCGCCAAGCGTTACGAAGATCATTACTAA
- the rplE gene encoding 50S ribosomal protein L5, producing MAEAAYEPRLKKFYEDEVRAKLVEEFGYKNPMQVPRLEKIVLNMGIGEAVNDSKKVGTALGDLALIAGQKPAVTKASKSIATFKLREHMPIGGKVTLRKSRMYEFLDRLVTIALPRVRDFRGLNPKSFDGRGNFAMGIKEHLIFPEINYDKIDQVWGMDVIVCTTAKTDEEARALLKAMNFPFRQ from the coding sequence ATGGCTGAGGCAGCTTACGAGCCGCGGCTCAAGAAGTTTTATGAAGACGAAGTTCGGGCGAAGCTCGTCGAGGAATTCGGGTACAAGAACCCGATGCAGGTTCCTCGTCTCGAGAAGATCGTCCTGAACATGGGCATCGGCGAAGCCGTCAATGATTCCAAGAAGGTCGGTACGGCCCTTGGCGATCTGGCGCTCATCGCCGGTCAGAAGCCCGCTGTGACCAAGGCCTCGAAGTCCATCGCGACTTTCAAGCTGCGCGAGCACATGCCGATCGGTGGCAAGGTAACGCTGCGCAAGTCGCGGATGTATGAATTCCTGGACCGCCTGGTCACGATCGCGCTGCCGCGCGTTCGCGACTTCCGCGGGCTCAATCCGAAGAGCTTCGACGGTCGTGGCAACTTCGCCATGGGCATCAAGGAACACCTGATTTTCCCGGAGATCAATTACGACAAGATTGATCAGGTCTGGGGAATGGACGTGATCGTCTGCACCACGGCCAAGACTGACGAGGAAGCTCGCGCCCTTCTGAAGGCGATGAACTTCCCGTTCCGCCAGTAA
- the rpsM gene encoding 30S ribosomal protein S13, giving the protein MARIAGVNIPTNKRVVIALQYIHGIGAKNALDIITKTNIAPERRVNELSDAEVLAIREAIDRDYVVEGDLRREVAMNIKRLMDLGCYRGLRHRRGLPVRGQRTHTNARTRKGPAKPIAGKKK; this is encoded by the coding sequence TTGGCCCGTATCGCAGGCGTAAACATCCCGACGAACAAGCGCGTTGTCATCGCGCTTCAGTACATTCACGGGATCGGCGCGAAGAACGCGCTGGACATCATCACGAAGACGAACATCGCTCCCGAGCGTCGCGTCAACGAGCTTTCCGACGCCGAAGTTCTGGCGATCCGCGAAGCGATCGACCGCGACTACGTCGTGGAAGGCGATCTGCGTCGCGAAGTCGCGATGAACATCAAGCGGCTCATGGACCTCGGCTGCTACCGCGGCCTGCGTCACCGCCGTGGTCTTCCGGTTCGCGGCCAGCGCACGCATACCAATGCGCGCACCCGCAAGGGTCCGGCTAAGCCGATCGCCGGCAAGAAGAAGTAA
- the rpsC gene encoding 30S ribosomal protein S3, with translation MGQKVNPIGLRLGINRTWDSRWFANKGEYGKLLHEDMRIREKLMVELKQAAVSKIVIERPHRKCRVTIYSARPGIVIGKKGADIEKLRKLVGKLTDSEVHLNIVEVRKPEIDSTLVAASIAQQLERRVAFRRAMKRAVQSAMRLGAQGIRINAGGRLGGAEIARLEWYREGRVPLHTLRADIDYGTATAHTAYGTCGIKVWIFKGEILEHDPMASERRQTEGNEQGSNTRRRDSAA, from the coding sequence ATGGGCCAGAAAGTCAATCCGATTGGCCTCCGCCTCGGTATCAACCGGACGTGGGACAGCCGCTGGTTCGCCAACAAGGGCGAATACGGCAAGCTGCTTCATGAGGACATGCGGATCCGCGAAAAGCTCATGGTCGAGCTGAAGCAGGCCGCGGTCTCCAAGATCGTGATCGAGCGCCCGCACCGTAAGTGCCGCGTGACGATTTACTCGGCTCGTCCGGGTATCGTCATCGGCAAGAAGGGTGCCGATATCGAGAAGCTTCGCAAGCTGGTCGGCAAGCTGACCGACAGCGAAGTGCATCTCAATATCGTCGAAGTGCGCAAGCCGGAAATCGACTCGACCCTGGTGGCTGCCTCGATCGCACAGCAGCTGGAGCGCCGCGTTGCGTTCCGCCGCGCGATGAAGCGTGCCGTGCAGTCGGCGATGCGTCTGGGTGCCCAGGGCATCCGCATCAACGCCGGCGGCCGTCTTGGCGGCGCGGAAATCGCGCGTCTGGAATGGTACCGCGAAGGTCGCGTTCCGCTGCATACGCTGCGCGCAGACATTGACTATGGCACCGCGACGGCGCACACGGCCTATGGCACGTGCGGCATCAAGGTGTGGATCTTCAAGGGTGAGATCCTCGAGCACGATCCGATGGCTTCCGAGCGTCGCCAGACTGAGGGTAACGAGCAGGGCTCGAATACTCGTCGTCGCGACTCCGCGGCCTAA